Proteins from a single region of Eremothecium gossypii ATCC 10895 chromosome VI, complete sequence:
- the SXM1 gene encoding Sxm1p (Syntenic homolog of Saccharomyces cerevisiae YDR395W (SXM1)), with protein MLNEQEVLQAFERTMASDAGIIKEAEQQLFVMQRERGFTSFLISAAKNEGIPLNIRLSCSIYLKNKIQRSWRSRKDDRIAEEEEGMIKEQLLQALIENSDNSHIRPHLTESIRGILAHDERWQLADVVLGLLGSGKAEYVYPGLLLVFEVAIKHRYVMSESRDYIDGFIEKVFPQMEEVASQLVNNVDYHSSELLYLILKSFKYACLNNFPRYFTNVEKLNSWIQLHLFLCSRSLPKEVLELDPSDRSLDKRVKVNKWAFGNLNKFVHKYTRVTKFITADFVQYVFQEIVPTIISEYFKVIELWGNSSLWLGDGSLYYLIQFLEKCLKTEELWPLIQPHLGVIIKHVIFPCLSASDQSIELLQDDPEEYTRRYFDMNKEGSTADVASSEFIFVIGHSRFEEVNKILPLIHEVFTEFAASGDLASAYKEEGALRLFSNLSSFLAETDSPVREELEPIFQHFITPLLGNEKYPFLVARALETIAIYQQEFKNMEILSKIFELSYLNLMHSETLPVQIEAADALKTLVVSNPSIHKHIAPQVPGIMEKLLKLSKEFEIDILSEVMEALVERFSDELTPFANELAETIAEQFLRLGQSLVENTSGHYSTQDQDQETQASAMLQTMTTMVMSMNKVCLVEKFAPVVKFIIVNAQISFLTEMVDLIDSLALSAKAMYNTFTPVIWELFHDVLDSFQTYALEYFEAYQVFFESVVTHGFPQDQTFVEPFLQVVNQVLDSEDDFDIESAFSILIAYALSMKDIPLFAKAFEVAQNQELEIDDSSIVRLFLSGLYAKPLATVQLVEQQGITLALLKKWLDCKFYSVYTTKLQLMALLSLFGLPELPSCLNAFVGPLVTKLVNVAEYLPEALRKRDCVAKGELAAEDDTGAGEFFDELEDDFKESCLDNVNCFNEFHAFFTSLQQREPAKYQTLLAAMDSDTRDSFCVIMDFVTQTNKR; from the coding sequence ATGCTTAACGAACAGGAAGTTTTGCAAGCTTTCGAGCGCACGATGGCGTCGGATGCCGGGATTATCAAGGAAGCTGAACAACAGCTTTTCGTCATGCAACGAGAACGTGGGTTCACTAGTTTCCTAATTTCCGCGGCCAAGAATGAAGGGATCCCTCTCAATATTCGGCTCAGTTGCTCTATCTACCTGAAAAACAAGATCCAACGGTCATGGCGGTCCAGGAAGGATGATCGAATtgcggaggaggaggaggggATGATCAAGGAGCAGTTGTTGCAGGCGTTGATCGAGAACAGCGATAACAGCCATATCAGGCCGCACCTAACAGAATCCATACGGGGTATCTTGGCACATGACGAGCGGTGGCAGCTTGCTGATGTTGTGCTGGGGCTGCTGGGGAGCGGTAAAGCTGAATATGTTTACCCAGGACTGCTTTTAGTGTTTGAGGTGGCAATCAAGCATCGCTACGTGATGTCTGAAAGCAGAGACTACATTGATGGGTTTATTGAGAAAGTGTTCCCCCAGATGGAGGAAGTGGCCTCGCAGCTGGTAAACAACGTGGACTACCACTCGAGCGAATTGCTGTACTTGATTTTAAAGTCGTTTAAGTACGCGTGTTTGAACAACTTCCCGCGATATTTCACCAATGTCGAAAAGCTAAATTCTTGGATCCAGTTGCACCTGTTCCTCtgctcacgttccctacCCAAGGAGGTACTGGAGCTGGATCCAAGTGACCGCTCTTTGGACAAGCGCGTGAAGGTCAACAAATGGGCGTTTGGGAACCTCAACAAGTTTGTGCATAAGTACACGCGCGTGACGAAATTCATCACCGCTGACTTTGTGCAATATGTCTTCCAGGAAATTGTACCCACCATTATCAGTGAATATTTCAAGGTGATAGAGCTGTGGGGTAACTCATCCTTATGGCTCGGAGATGGTTCACTCTATTACCTAATTCAATTCCTGGAGAAGTGTCTGAAGACAGAGGAACTGTGGCCACTGATTCAACCACATCTAGGTGTTATTATCAAGCATGTTATATTCCCTTGTCTCTCGGCGTCAGATCAGTCCATTGAACTTTTACAGGACGATCCGGAAGAGTATACTCGGCGTTACTTTGACATGAATAAGGAAGGTTCTACTGCCGACGTTGCTTCCAGCGAATTTATCTTTGTGATTGGCCATTCTCGATTTGAAGAAGTAAATAAAATACTTCCACTGATTCATGAGGTCTTTACAGAATTTGCTGCAAGCGGAGACTTGGCGTCTGCATATAAGGAGGAAGGTGCTCTGCGTTTGTTTTCCAACCTGTCATCTTTTCTGGCGGAAACTGACTCTCCTGTCCGTGAAGAGCTAGAACCCATTTTCCAGCACTTCATTACACCGCTTCTTGGCAACGAGAAATACCCCTTTTTGGTTGCCCGTGCCCTTGAGACCATTGCCATTTACCAGCAAGAGTTCAAGAATATGGAGATATTGTCTAAGATATTTGAGCTATCGTATCTCAATCTAATGCACAGCGAAACTTTGCCCGTACAAATCGAGGCTGCTGACGCGCTAAAGACATTGGTTGTTTCGAACCCCTCGATTCACAAACATATCGCACCGCAAGTGCCTGGCATTATGGAAAAGTTATTGAAGTTATCTAAAGAGTTTGAAATAGATATTCTCTCGGAGGTTATGGAGGCTTTGGTCGAACGATTCTCTGACgaactaacaccttttgCCAACGAGCTGGCAGAGACGATTGCAGAGCAATTCCTGCGCTTGGGACAATCTCTTGTTGAAAATACGAGCGGACACTACTCGACACAGGACCAGGATCAAGAAACGCAGGCAAGTGCCATGTTACAGACAATGACTACTATGGTGATGTCCATGAACAAAGTGTGCTTGGTGGAGAAGTTTGCTCCAGTGGTGAAGTTTATTATTGTAAACGCTCAGATATCATTTTTGACAGAGATGGTGGACTTGATCGATTCATTAGCACTATCGGCAAAAGCCATGTACAATACGTTCACTCCAGTCATCTGGGAACTATTTCACGATGTATTGGATTCTTTCCAGACCTATGCATTGGAGTACTTTGAGGCATACCAGGTTTTCTTTGAGTCTGTTGTCACGCATGGGTTCCCACAGGACCAGACCTTTGTGGAGCCATTTTTGCAAGTTGTCAACCAGGTATTGGACTCTGAAGATGATTTCGACATAGAGAGTGCTTTTTCGATTCTCATCGCCTACGCTCTATCTATGAAGGACATTCCGCTATTTGCCAAGGCCTTCGAGGTTGCACAAAACCAGGAACTAGAAATAGACGACTCATCAATCGTCCGCCTATTCCTCTCGGGCCTGTACGCGAAGCCGCTTGCCACAGTCCAACTTGTGGAACAGCAGGGTATCACGTtggcgctgctgaagaaATGGCTGGATTGCAAGTTCTACAGCGTGTACACAACCAAGCTACAGCTCATGGCTCTCCTCTCCCTGTTTGGCCTTCCAGAATTGCCCAGCTGCCTCAATGCTTTTGTGGGACCGCTGGTTACCAAGCTCGTAAATGTAGCCGAATACCTGCCTGAGGCGCTTCGCAAGCGCGACTGCGTAGCCAAGGGCGAGTTGGCCGCGGAGGACGACACTGGCGCCGGCGAGTTTTTCGATGAACTCGAAGACGACTTCAAAGAAAGCTGCCTGGACAACGTCAACTGCTTCAACGAATTTCACGCCTTTTTCACCTCGCTGCAACAGCGCGAGCCCGCCAAGTATCAGACGCTGCTGGCCGCCATGGACTCCGACACCCGCGACTCTTTCTGCGTCATCATGGACTTCGTCACGCAGACCAACAAGCGCTAG
- the NCB2 gene encoding negative cofactor 2 transcription regulator complex subunit NCB2 (Syntenic homolog of Saccharomyces cerevisiae YDR397C (NCB2); 1-intron), producing the protein MGEADDITLPKATVQKIISEVLDSELTFSKEAREIIIDAGIEFIMILSGMASEMAESEAKKTIAPDHVIKALQELEFEEFVPYLEQTLAQHKENQKIRERRDAKFKKSGLSEEELLRQQEELFRQSRSRFHQNSVSGGGTEGPVKPEDV; encoded by the exons ATGGGCGAGGCAGACGACATCACTTTGCCGAAGG CTACGGTGCAGAAGATCATCTCGGAGGTGCTTGACTCGGAGCTGACATTCAGCAAGGAAGCGCGGGAAATCATCATTGATGCGGGGATTGAGTTCATCATGATTTTGTCGGGGATGGCGTCGGAGATGGCAGAAAGCGAAGCGAAGAAGACCATAGCGCcagatcacgtgatcaaGGCGTTGCAGGAACTCGAGTTTGAAGAGTTTGTGCCGTACCTCGAGCAGACGCTCGCACAGCATAAGGAGAACCAGAAGATCCGCGAGCGGCGGGACGCCAAGTTCAAGAAGTCGGGGCTGTCGGAAGAGGAGTTGCTTCGACAGCAGGAGGAGTTGTTCCGGCAGAGCCGGTCGCGCTTCCATCAGAACAGCGTTTCGGGAGGCGGGACAGAGGGGCCGGTAAAGCCGGAGGACGTGTAA
- the UTP5 gene encoding Utp5p (Syntenic homolog of Saccharomyces cerevisiae YDR398W (UTP5)) has product MASAVLYSRFSPDGAELATVTAALGQERVAVVSVGGARTDAWAPVGAAGVTTTSLGWVRVGDAGLVAVGRSDGTVGLYSAVANRVVQELATGAAAGVRDVQTRGDRALVLAGGALYEFSLEDFTLVRQLRLAACADAGRLCVVDEHRVLLASHTVTLVDLRSESELLTFPGHLSAVTTLYMLDEEHFLSGAADDRFLNVYNLETGATKAVLVATANIARVSHTGSRAVAVSTEEGRVEVFADPLVSTGNKRRGNLSKQPTHTVRVARDGSSDPLPLFNCYINGDIATIVWLENATEPHFERVQWEALSPAHTIFKARPATKSASHRSKSGSDVAAAKTYKEGNATVTSGDNFRHIQQLIDELQQADLDGSENQETLQDRLLGAKQPQGNKSSKKNQTVGTLTVVLSQALQSNDHSLLETVLNTRDERLIQATVTKLKPALSVTLLERLAERIARQTNRQGLLIVWCKWCLIAHGGYLITIPNLIAQLASLHSTLKKRSEQLPRLQLLEAMLNSCVDDLAVKRSSSFEDYTPTATVWEDENESDVEYNEELDDAGLIEDGELDESDDDDDDDDETAVPDGEQPAEAGLESSDDVEDEHGYSDVETH; this is encoded by the coding sequence ATGGCCAGCGCGGTATTGTACTCACGGTTTAGCCCGGATGGGGCAGAGTTGGCAACGGTGACGGCGGCGCTAGGACAGGAGCGCGTCGCGGTGGTTAGTGTGGGCGGCGCCCGTACAGACGCCTGGGCGCCGGTAGGCGCTGCGGGCGTGACCACCACGAGCCTGGGATGGGTGCGCGTGGGGGACGCTGGGTTGGTAGCCGTGGGGCGCAGCGACGGCACGGTCGGTCTATACAGCGCAGTGGCCAACCGGGTAGTGCAGGAGCTTGCGActggcgccgcggcgggTGTGCGCGATGTGCAGACGCGCGGCGATCGCGCGCTCGTCCTagctggcggcgcgctgTATGAGTTCAGTCTGGAGGACTTTACACTTgtgcggcagctgcggctTGCGGCTTGCGCTGATGCCGGACGGCTTTGCGTGGTCGATGAGCACCGGGTGCTGCTGGCGTCGCACACGGTGACGCTTGTGGACCTGCGCTCCGAAAGCGAGCTCCTAACGTTCCCAGGTCACCTCTCAGCGGTCACCACGCTGTATATGTTGGATGAGGAGCATTTTCTGAGCGGCGCTGCGGACGATCGGTTTTTGAACGTGTACAATCTCGAGACTGGTGCCACAAAGGCAGTACTTGTTGCGACGGCCAATATAGCACGTGTATCGCACACAGGATCGCGTGCAGTCGCAGTAAGCACAGAAGAGGGCCGCGTGGAGGTGTTTGCGGACCCGCTGGTCTCGACCGGTAACAAGCGGCGGGGCAATTTATCTAAGCAACCGACACACACGGTGCGCGTGGCGCGCGATGGCTCTTCCGATCCGTTGCCGCTATTCAACTGCTACATTAATGGAGATATCGCAACTATCGTATGGCTGGAAAATGCCACAGAGCCTCACTTTGAGCGGGTGCAGTGGGAGGCGCTCTCGCCAGCACACACGATCTTCAAGGCTCGGCCGGCTACCAAATCTGCCAGCCATCGCTCCAAGTCTGGTAGCGATGTCGCCGCTGCCAAGACATACAAAGAGGGCAACGCTACCGTCACGTCTGGTGACAACTTCCGTCACATACAGCAGCTCATCGATGAGCTCCAGCAGGCAGATCTAGATGGATCAGAGAATCAGGAGACCCTCCAAGATAGGTTATTGGGCGCCAAGCAGCCTCAAGGCAACAAATCCTCTAAGAAGAACCAAACAGTCGGCACGCTGACGGTTGTCCTGTCGCAAGCACTGCAGTCCAACGACCATTCGCTACTCGAAACCGTTCTGAATACCCGCGACGAAAGGCTGATTCAAGCAACCGTTACAAAGCTGAAACCGGCGCTGTCGGTAACGCTCCTGGAGCGCTTGGCCGAACGTATTGCAAGACAGACGAACCGTCAGGGCCTACTAATCGTGTGGTGCAAATGGTGCCTCATCGCGCACGGAGGGTATCTAATCACAATACCAAACCTTATCGCACAGCTGGCCTCGCTGCATTCGACGCTAAAAAAACGCAGTGAGCAGCTACCACGTCTACAGCTCCTCGAAGCGATGCTGAATAGCTGTGTCGACGATCTCGCCGTGAAGCGCTCCTCCTCTTTCGAGGACTATACACCTACAGCTACCGTCTGGGAGGACGAGAATGAGAGCGATGTCGAGTACAACGAGGAATTGGACGATGCAGGACTTATCGAGGACGGTGAACTCGATGAAAGcgacgatgacgacgatgacgacgacgagaCTGCTGTTCCCGACGGAGAACAGCCTGCGGAGGCAGGCTTGGAAAGCAGCGATGACGTAGAAGACGAGCACGGCTACAGCGATGTGGAGACCCATTAG
- the URH1 gene encoding trifunctional uridine nucleosidase/nicotinamide riboside hydrolase/nicotinic acid riboside hydrolase (Syntenic homolog of Saccharomyces cerevisiae YDR400W (URH1)) produces MTVSESEQIPVWLDCDPGHDDAVAILLAAFSPKFRLLGVSASYGNAAPEHTTYNALALLTALGKTDIKVYQGAKRPWVREPVYAEDIHGESGLEGSSLLPVPRIELEKESYLDAMERAILKYSGRISLICTGALTSAATLLRDRPHLKKHIKFISVMGGGIDQGNCNPRKSAEFNIWVDPHAAESVLCDEDIRDRCILVPLDLTHKAIATAEIQERVLGNGCNIRRLYYELFLFFGATYKNVQGFERGPPVHDPLTLLPLMAFYDPSFAATVGFVYRRMDLRVTTALSEDEGKLIGVVPDTEGKGVIVGFDLNFEFFWQQIYNALAAAEGTSTIE; encoded by the coding sequence ATGACCGTTTCAGAGTCGGAACAGATACCAGTGTGGCTAGACTGCGATCCTGGCCACGATGATGCAGTTGCAATTTTGCTCGCGGCATTCAGTCCCAAGTTCAGGTTGCTAGGGGTATCGGCGTCTTACGGAAATGCCGCGCCAGAACACACCACTTACAATGCGTTAGCTTTGTTGACAGCATTGGGGAAGACTGACATTAAGGTGTATCAGGGAGCGAAAAGGCCGTGGGTTCGTGAGCCGGTGTACGCAGAAGATATCCACGGGGAGTCGGGGTTGGAGGGATCGAGCCTCCTCCCCGTGCCGCGCATCGAGTTGGAGAAAGAAAGTTACTTGGACGCTATGGAGAGGGCTATCTTGAAGTACAGTGGCAGGATATCGTTGATTTGCACCGGGGCGCTCACGTCTGCGGCGACGCTACTTCGTGACAGACCGCACCTAAAGAAGCACATCAAGTTCATCTCGGTGATGGGTGGAGGGATTGACCAGGGCAACTGCAACCCACGCAAGTCTGCGGAGTTCAATATATGGGTTGATCCCCACGCTGCGGAATCTGTGTTGTGCGACGAAGACATTCGCGACCGGTGTATATTGGTTCCGTTAGACTTGACGCACAAAGCGATAGCGACAGCAGAAATCCAGGAACGAGTCCTCGGCAATGGCTGCAATATCCGCAGACTATACTATGAGCTCTTTCTCTTTTTTGGAGCTACCTACAAGAATGTGCAGGGTTTTGAGCGCGGCCCTCCCGTGCACGACCCGCTAACTTTGCTACCCTTGATGGCCTTTTACGATCCCAGCTTTGCAGCGACAGTTGGTTTTGTGTATAGGCGGATGGACCTTCGCGTCACGACAGCGCTGAGCGAAGATGAGGGCAAGCTTATTGGGGTGGTTCCCGACACTGAGGGAAAAGGCGTGATAGTCGGGTTTGATCTGAACTTTGAGTTCTTCTGGCAGCAGATATACAATGCGCTTGCAGCTGCAGAGGGTACGTCGACGATTGAGTAG
- the DIT2 gene encoding putative cytochrome P450 (Syntenic homolog of Saccharomyces cerevisiae YDR402C (DIT2)) — protein sequence MTANIVLVLLGGLVLNYIRSIVLPPWGFPRNIPTIPFYVTFLTTLFDIDQKELFELYIRKPMEKYGAVKIYFGNRWNILVSKPEFLAQMFKDEDTFAKSGNHIKIPYSILALYTGDNVISSHGLAWKKFRGALTQGLQFFDPSPLSANAEKFIGFIERDMKKNNGEVLMPALIQRLALANIAQIALGFDIGTLDPERPSKLQQQLEEVKKHIFHPLYMNFSFLDRLPIPSRIRARQQVERFRSDLLQEVRRNLIINYKYEQTSYAASDLIRVYEHGEITEKQLTDNIVILMVAGHENPQLLLTTCLYMLAKYPEWQARLRQQAVTLQDDLLNDSVEFNQFLFETVRVLPPLGQIINRKTSHKCKLGPEIVLPKDTYVGYQVYGTGTSTQVWGPDAAEFKPERWGSTNATVHETWRRSKNTGAMGAFHGGRRACLGEKMGLMETRVALAHMLRKLEWTLSPNWKDRVTPAGPLCPFMLKLQFTRIQEPLAAELTA from the coding sequence ATGACAGCGAATATTGTTCTGGTGCTATTAGGAGGGCTTGTTTTGAATTACATTAGATCAATAGTGCTTCCACCATGGGGCTTCCCGAGAAATATTCCTACAATTCCGTTCTATGTCACCTTCTTGACCACTCTATTCGACATAGATCAGAAAGAATTATTTGAACTTTACATCAGAAAACCAATGGAGAAATATGGAGCTGTAAAGATATATTTCGGTAACCGATGGAATATTTTGGTGTCCAAGCCAGAATTTTTGGCCCAAATGTTCAAAGATGAGGACACATTTGCAAAAAGTGGGAATCATATCAAAATACCATATTCCATCCTTGCTTTATACACAGGAGATAACGTTATTAGTTCACATGGACTTGCTTGGAAAAAGTTTCGCGGAGCATTGACCCAAGGGTTGCAGTTTTTCGATCCATCACCGCTATCCGCCAATGCGGAGAAGTTCATCGGTTTCATAGAGCGCGACATGAAGAAAAATAATGGCGAGGTCCTCATGCCAGCGCTGATTCAAAGATTAGCTTTAGCAAACATTGCTCAAATAGCACTGGGATTTGATATCGGTACTCTGGACCCTGAACGCCCTTCGAAGCTACAACAACAGCTAGAGGAAGTAAAGAAACATATATTCCATCCACTGTATATGAATTTCTCCTTTCTTGACAGGCTACCAATACCTTCTCGTATAAGAGCTAGACAGCAAGTCGAAAGGTTCCGCAGCGATCTATTACAGGAGGTCAGGAGAAATCTAATAATAAACTACAAGTACGAACAAACTTCGTATGCTGCTTCCGACTTGATCAGAGTCTATGAACATGGCGAAATCACAGAAAAACAATTGACAGATAATATAGTTATCCTCATGGTAGCAGGACATGAAAATCCACAGCTATTACTAACAACCTGTTTGTACATGCTAGCGAAATACCCAGAGTGGCAAGCTAGATTACGTCAGCAGGCGGTGACGCTCCAGGACGATTTGCTCAATGACTCCGTGGAATTTAACCAGTTTTTATTCGAAACCGTAAGAGTGCTACCTCCACTAGGGCAAATCATTAACCGGAAGACAAGCCACAAGTGCAAATTGGGCCCTGAAATCGTACTTCCAAAAGATACCTACGTGGGTTACCAGGTCTATGGGACTGGTACATCTACGCAAGTCTGGGGGCCTGACGCCGCCGAGTTTAAGCCAGAAAGATGGGGCTCCACGAATGCCACTGTACATGAAACCTGGAGGCGCAGTAAAAACACTGGCGCTATGGGGGCTTTCCACGGTGGTCGGCGGGCATGCCTGGGCGAGAAGATGGGCTTGATGGAGACGAGAGTGGCCCTCGCGCATATGCTACGCAAACTGGAGTGGACACTCAGCCCCAACTGGAAAGATAGAGTGACGCCAGCAGGCCCTCTGTGTCCTTTCATGCTAAAGCTGCAATTCACTCGCATTCAGGAGCCGCTGGCGGCAGAGCTTACTGCATAA
- the DIT1 gene encoding Dit1p (Syntenic homolog of Saccharomyces cerevisiae YDR403W (DIT1)) — protein sequence MHNQQLNPIEGHAVADSLPVVIGNNGHKDINIPHGKGDLSTYSKFLAIYSRSPETYTLYDLQDKQESSFAANWNKFVEVLKNTKGFKKANGVTEYMISAADADRYISFGNIAIKVSEYEKEGEDQIRGVVTSIEHENDFNDWFIWHMLDQSRLDSNSVPKMVDAQEEGKNYAKLFCEFFAKEMKNTIQEDEWNSGGYEHFLEKVRYFTDRNVRIQCVLPAFPCKSSNLNKVHGAVPDKGEEFALRRLVKFTEDVCAFYPPGIKVWIVSDGHVFSDCIGVDDDAVDKYTATLHRLYKGIAKPGSDDIGFYGLKDVFFNGAAAKKFDLSWVPQENLDHFCGTKICEDSELSRKILMKGCDTDDGRLRKQIEIPGHPRLHLYRGFSRFMVEDLCLLPFFQNTSRKYFKKTVCKVAFEMIKRNDAYSNLVELVFPHHLRFSIHAHTNSGPKFGIKVISPETCKTVRTLDSDEEPTFEDLLHIPTPWHNCVVNIGNDYFLAKNRIVKEALDSGAYQGKWVEGDIEHGQGGYWVINKV from the coding sequence ATGCACAACCAACAACTCAACCCGATCGAAGGCCACGCAGTGGCTGACTCCTTACCAGTGGTCATAGGCAACAACGGCCATAAAGATATCAACATTCCGCATGGCAAAGGTGATTTATCAACGTATAGCAAGTTTTTGGCCATATATTCTAGAAGTCCAGAAACATATACCCTATATGACTTGCAGGACAAGCAAGAGTCCTCTTTCGCAGCTAACTGGAATAAGTTTGTCGAAGTTTTGAAGAACACCAAGGGTTTTAAGAAGGCAAACGGCGTGACCGAATACATGATTTCAGCCGCTGACGCCGACAGGTATATTAGCTTCGGTAACATAGCCATCAAGGTTTCGGAGTACGAAAAGGAGGGTGAAGATCAAATTCGTGGAGTGGTCACTTCCATCGAACACGAGAATGACTTCAACGACTGGTTCATCTGGCATATGCTAGACCAGTCGCGCTTGGACAGCAACTCAGTTCCAAAGATGGTCGACGCTCAGGAGGAGGGCAAGAACTACGCTAAATTATTCTGCGAGTTCTTTGCCAAGGAAATGAAGAATACCATCCAAGAAGATGAGTGGAACAGCGGCGGCTATGAGCATTTTTTGGAAAAGGTCAGATATTTTACCGACCGTAACGTACGGATTCAATGCGTGTTGCCCGCCTTCCCCTGCAAATCATCGAACTTAAATAAGGTCCATGGTGCTGTTCCAGACAAGGGGGAAGAATTTGCCCTAAGGAGATTGGTGAAATTCACCGAGGACGTCTGCGCATTTTACCCACCCGGGATCAAGGTCTGGATCGTAAGCGACGGTCACGTATTCAGCGACTGTATTGgcgtcgacgacgacgccgTTGACAAGTACACGGCGACGTTACACAGATTATACAAAGGCATTGCCAAACCCGGTTCAGACGACATTGGGTTCTATGGGCTAAAGGACGTTTTCTTCAACGGCGCAGCGGCAAAGAAGTTCGACCTGTCATGGGTACCTCAAGAAAACTTGGATCACTTCTGCGGAACCAAGATTTGCGAAGACTCTGAGTTGTCCAGGAAGATTTTGATGAAAGGCTGTGACACCGACGATGGTAGATTGAGAAAGCAGATTGAAATTCCTGGACACCCTCGTCTCCACCTCTACAGAGGATTCTCCAGGTTCATGGTCGAGGATTTGTGCTTGTTGCCATTCTTCCAAAATACCTCACGTAAATATTTCAAGAAGACTGTTTGCAAGGTCGCCTTTGAGATGATCAAGCGGAACGACGCATATTCCAACTTGGTGGAATTGGTGTTCCCTCACCACCTTCGGTTCTCGATTCATGCGCACACCAACAGCGGTCCCAAGTTCGGCATAAAGGTAATTTCTCCAGAAACATGCAAGACGGTGCGCACGTTGGACTCCGACGAAGAACCCACATTTGAGGATTTATTGCACATCCCGACGCCATGGCACAACTGTGTTGTCAATATCGGCAACGACTATTTCTTGGCAAAAAACAGGATCGTGAAAGAGGCATTGGATAGCGGAGCGTACCAGGGGAAATGGGTCGAAGGTGACATCGAGCATGGCCAAGGTGGCTACTGGGTTATAAACAAGGTGTGA
- the RPB7 gene encoding DNA-directed RNA polymerase II subunit RPB7 (Syntenic homolog of Saccharomyces cerevisiae YDR404C (RPB7)) translates to MFFFKDLSLNITLHPSYFGPRMREYLKTKLLQEVEGTCTGKFGYILCVLDSENIEIERGRILPTDGSAEFTVKYRAVVWKPFKGEVVDGIVSSCTNLGFEVDVGPLSVFVSPFLMPEDLTFNSGSNPPSYQSSEQIITKGSRVRLKIVGARSEVNSIYAIGSIKEDYLGVI, encoded by the coding sequence ATGTTCTTCTTCAAGGACCTATCGCTAAATATCACGCTGCATCCGTCGTACTTCGGCCCACGCATGCGCGAGTACCTGAAGAccaagctgctgcaggaggtGGAGGGGACGTGCACGGGTAAGTTCGGGTATATTTTGTGCGTGCTGGACTCGGAAAACATCGAAATCGAGCGGGGACGGATCCTGCCCACCGACGGGTCGGCCGAGTTCACGGTCAAGTACCGGGCAGTGGTGTGGAAGCCATTCAAGGGCGAGGTGGTGGACGGCATCGTGTCCAGCTGTACCAACCTGGGCTTTGAGGTGGACGTGGGCCCGCTGAGCGTGTTTGTGTCGCCGTTCCTGATGCCCGAGGACCTGACGTTCAACAGCGGGTCGAACCCGCCGTCGTACCAGTCGTCGGAGCAGATCATCACCAAAGGTTCGCGGGTCCGGCTGAAGATTGTGGGTGCGCGTAGTGAGGTGAACTCCATCTATGCGATAGGGAGCATCAAAGAGGACTATCTCGGTGTCATTTGA
- the MRPL23 gene encoding mitochondrial 54S ribosomal protein uL13m (Syntenic homolog of Saccharomyces cerevisiae YOR150W (MRPL23)) yields the protein MSQKIGQSGLAFARLWHHVDVAREQRTLGRLASSIAITLMGKHKPVYHPSMDCGDYVVVTNAQDLQVTGKKWEQKTYWSHSGRPGHLKLRTMETIATNKGHSELLRKAVSGMLPKNRLRKVRLARLKVFDGSEHPYKQNIVAFADEQAEQPARPSA from the coding sequence ATGTCACAGAAGATCGGTCAGAGCGGGTTGGCGTTTGCCAGGCTATGGCACCACGTGGACGTGGCTCGGGAGCAGCGGACGCTGGGTAGACTGGCGTCGAGCATTGCGATCACGCTGATGGGAAAGCACAAACCGGTATATCACCCCAGCATGGACTGTGGGGACTACGTGGTGGTGACCAACGCGCAGGATCTGCAGGTGACGGGTAAGAAGTGGGAGCAGAAGACGTACTGGTCCCACAGCGGGAGGCCAGGGCACCTGAAGCTGCGGACGATGGAGACCATAGCGACGAACAAGGGCCACagcgagctgctgcgcaaggCGGTGAGCGGGATGCTGCCCAAGAACCGGCTGCGCAAGGTGCGGCTGGCGAGGCTGAAGGTGTTCGACGGCAGCGAGCACCCGTACAAGCAGAACATCGTGGCGTTTGCGGACGAGCAGGCGGAGCAGCCGGCGCGGCCGTCGGCGTGA